From the Hevea brasiliensis isolate MT/VB/25A 57/8 chromosome 15, ASM3005281v1, whole genome shotgun sequence genome, one window contains:
- the LOC110669732 gene encoding mediator of RNA polymerase II transcription subunit 23 isoform X2: MDQRQRSIAATKAASRDYQFHPARAAIIDLFNFYLGVNCNQRQHGVEECDCVKSFIPDKALTEQLHSCLDVFWLLVDENKCRVPFYELLCSGLPFIETIPDDEALFTLILESHRRQDMMAMHIQMQMLEQHLHCPTFGIHRILSQITPNISVEAVANLRYSPITYPSVLGEPLRGEDLPNSIQRGSLEWERAFRCIRHALRTTPPPDQ; encoded by the exons ATGGATCAAAGGCAGAGATCAATAGCAGCAACCAAAGCCGCTTCCCGCGACTACCAGTTCCACCCAGCACGAGCTGCCATTATCGATCTCTTTAATTTCTATTTAGGA GTTAATTGTAATCAAAGACAACATGGAGTTGAAGAATGTGATTGTGTGAAATCATTTATACCTGACAAAGCTCTAACTGAACAGCTACACAGTTGTCTGGATGTTTTTTGGTTGTTGGTCGATGAGAATAAGTGCAGAGTGCCCTTCTATGAATTGTTGTGCAGTGGGCTGCCTTTTATTGAGACCATACCAGATGATGAAGCTTTATTTACACTTATCTTGGAGAGCCATAGGAGGCAAGATATGATGGCCATGCATATACAAATGCAAATGCTAGAACAACACCTGCATTGTCCCACATTTGGTATTCATCGGATTCTGTCTCAAATAACTCCTAACATTTCAGTTGAAGCAGTAGCAAACTTGCGCTATTCGCCGATCACATATCCAAGTGTACTTGGAGAACCGTTGCGTGGAGAG GACCTTCCAAATTCTATTCAGAGAGGAAGTTTGGAATGGGAAAGAGCTTTCCGTTGTATAAGACATGCTCTTCGCACTACTCCACCACCTGATCAGTAG
- the LOC110669732 gene encoding mediator of RNA polymerase II transcription subunit 23 isoform X1 gives MDQRQRSIAATKAASRDYQFHPARAAIIDLFNFYLGVNCNQRQHGVEECDCVKSFIPDKALTEQLHSCLDVFWLLVDENKCRVPFYELLCSGLPFIETIPDDEALFTLILESHRRQDMMAMHIQMQMLEQHLHCPTFGIHRILSQITPNISVEAVANLRYSPITYPSVLGEPLRGEVIIIFKYLYTIWKSDASIWTFQILFREEVWNGKELSVV, from the exons ATGGATCAAAGGCAGAGATCAATAGCAGCAACCAAAGCCGCTTCCCGCGACTACCAGTTCCACCCAGCACGAGCTGCCATTATCGATCTCTTTAATTTCTATTTAGGA GTTAATTGTAATCAAAGACAACATGGAGTTGAAGAATGTGATTGTGTGAAATCATTTATACCTGACAAAGCTCTAACTGAACAGCTACACAGTTGTCTGGATGTTTTTTGGTTGTTGGTCGATGAGAATAAGTGCAGAGTGCCCTTCTATGAATTGTTGTGCAGTGGGCTGCCTTTTATTGAGACCATACCAGATGATGAAGCTTTATTTACACTTATCTTGGAGAGCCATAGGAGGCAAGATATGATGGCCATGCATATACAAATGCAAATGCTAGAACAACACCTGCATTGTCCCACATTTGGTATTCATCGGATTCTGTCTCAAATAACTCCTAACATTTCAGTTGAAGCAGTAGCAAACTTGCGCTATTCGCCGATCACATATCCAAGTGTACTTGGAGAACCGTTGCGTGGAGAGGTGATAATTATTTTTAAGTACTTGTATACAATCTGGAAAAGTGATGCTTCAATCTG GACCTTCCAAATTCTATTCAGAGAGGAAGTTTGGAATGGGAAAGAGCTTTCCGTTGTATAA
- the LOC110669747 gene encoding glucan endo-1,3-beta-glucosidase 3 translates to MAVLLLLFLLVVSAFSADEDAFIGVNVGTALSDMPSPTQVVALLKAQNIRHVRLYDADRAMLLALANTGIRVTVSVPNDQLLGIGQSNATAANWVARNVIVHVPATNITAIAVGSEVLTTLPNAAPVIVSALKFIHSALVASNLDSQIKVSTPHSSSIILDSFPPSQAFFNRTWDPFMVPLLKFLQSTGSYFMLNVYPYYDYMQSNGVIPLDYALFRPLPPNKEAVDANTLLHYTNVFDAVVDAAYFAMSNLNFTNVPIVVTESGWPSKGDSSEPDATIDNANTYNSNLIRHVLNNTGTPKHPGIAVSTYIYELYNEDLSPGPVSEKNWGLFDANGVPVYILHLTGAGTVLANDTTNQTFCVSKEGADPKMLQAALDWACGPGKVDCSPLLQGQPCYEPNNVVAHSTYAFNAYFQEMGKSPGTCDFKGVATITTTDPSYGSCKFPGSAGRNGTLTNTTSLAPSSNSTSSDSPPLHLHNIGSFTTSVIIGALLMSTVFL, encoded by the exons ATGGCTGTGCTGCTCTTGCTCTTCTTATTGGTAGTATCTGCGTTTTCTGCTGATGAAG ATGCTTTCATTGGTGTGAATGTTGGTACTGCCCTCTCAGACATGCCAAGTCCAACTCAAGTGGTGGCGCTTCTTAAGGCTCAGAATATCCGACATGTCAGGCTCTATGATGCTGATCGAGCCATGTTGCTTGCACTTGCCAACACCGGCATCCGTGTAACAGTTTCTGTTCCTAATGATCAGCTTCTTGGTATTGGTCAATCAAATGCTACTGCAGCCAACTGGGTTGCTCGCAATGTAATAGTCCATGTTCCTGCCACCAACATCACAGCCATAGCAGTTGGATCTGAAGTCCTAACTACCCTACCAAATGCTGCCCCAGTCATAGTTTCCGCCCTAAAGTTCATCCACTCTGCCCTTGTTGCATCTAATCTTGATAGCCAAATTAAAGTCTCTACTCCACACTCTTCTTCCATCATCCTAGATTCCTTCCCCCCTTCCCAAGCTTTCTTTAATCGTACATGGGACCCATTCATGGTTCCCTTGCTGAAATTTTTGCAGTCAACTGGGTCGTACTTTATGCTAAACGTATATCCATATTATGATTACATGCAATCAAATGGTGTAATCCCTTTAGACTACGCACTTTTCCGCCCCCTCCCTCCTAACAAGGAAGCTGTGGATGCTAATACACTTCTTCATTACACTAATGTCTTTGATGCCGTCGTTGATGCAGCATATTTTGCAATGTCCAATCTGAACTTCACCAATGTTCCCATTGTTGTGACTGAGTCTGGTTGGCCCTCCAAAGGTGACTCCAGTGAGCCAGATGCAACAATCGATAATGCAAATACTTACAACAGTAACCTAATTAGGCATGTTCTTAATAACACCGGCACTCCCAAACATCCGGGGATTGCAGTTAGTACTTATATTTATGAGCTTTATAATGAAGATTTGAGTCCTGGACCAGTTTCTGAGAAGAACTGGGGGCTTTTTGATGCCAATGGGGTGCCGGTTTATATCTTGCACTTGACAGGTGCAGGTACTGTGTTGGCAAATGACACTACAAACCAGACCTTTTGTGTTTCGAAGGAAGGTGCTGACCCAAAGATGCTACAGGCAGCACTGGATTGGGCTTGTGGACCAGGAAAAGTTGATTGCTCACCTTTATTGCAAGGTCAACCATGTTATGAGCCAAACAATGTGGTTGCACATTCAACATATGCCTTTAATGCCTATTTCCAGGAGATGGGCAAGTCTCCAGGGACCTGTGATTTTAAAGGGGTGGCTACAATAACTACCACTGACCCAA GTTATGGTTCTTGTAAATTTCCTGGAAG TGCTGGAAGAAATGGCACCTTGACGAATACCACATCGCTTGCCCCATCTTCCAATTCAACAAGTTCTGACAGCCCTCCGCTACATCTCCATAATATCGGTTCTTTCACAACCTCTGTGATTATAGGTGCTTTGCTAATGAGTACAGTTTTCTTGTAA